DNA sequence from the Tenacibaculum mesophilum genome:
TCTGACTGGAACCGTTTTGCATTAACCTTTAACTATAGATTAAAAAGTGATTTTGAAGGTTTGTTTTCTTCACAAGGTAATAGTGGTCAGGCATTATTCAATGAACATCCTGATGATATTACCAATCAGTACGACAATGGACAAGAACAACGTTTTTTTAATTCTACCTACGGAGAGAGTAGCATTTTTGAGATGGGATTCTCTGCTGTACATCTAAACAAATTATATGCAGGAGCTAGTATAAAGTTTCATAACTTAAGCTTTGGTCAAGTTACAGAACTTAGAGAAGTTAATGAAGATAATAATGGTAACACATTAAACGCTTTTAATGTTCAAGATAGTTACTTTGAAGGTAGCGGAGTATCTTTTAGTGCTGGTTTTATTTACAAAGTAAATCAAAGCTTCCGTTTCGGGTTAGCTTATGAGACTCCAACATGGTATAATGAAGTTTTTGAAGACAGCAACTTAAACGTCTTCGACCCGAATGACTCTAGATATGATGATTGGATAGGTTACACTGAAATTTCAGCAACAAACCAAAATACCGATGTTAACAGTGGCGAAGAATTTAACTCAAACATTTTCAGACTAAGAACACCAAGTAAACTTACAGCCAGTGCAGCATTTGTTTTTGGTAAACAGGGTTTAATAAGTGCTGACTATACTTATAAAGATTACAGTGGCACAAAATATAGAGAGAACGCCCCTTATTTTATAGAAACTAATCAAAACTTTGATAATGATTTCAAAGGTACTCATTCCTTAAACATTGGTACTGAGTGGCGTTTTGACAAAATGAGTGTTCGTGGTGGTTATCATTATGAAGAAAGCCCTTATAAAAATGCTCTAGACGGTGATAATATTTCTGGATTTTCATTAGGACTTGGTTATAATTTCGGAAACGTTAAGTTTGATTTATCATATACTAACTCAGAAAACAACAGTCCGTACCATATTTATAACTCAACTGCTGTAAATGTAGATCCTATTGAATTAACAACCGATACTTCTAGAATCTCTGGAACAATTACTTTTAGTTTATAATTCATAAAAAACATATATAAAAAGTCCTGCTATAGCAGGACTTTTTATATATACATATCTCAGTTTTTTACCGTAATTTTGCTTCTTATTTACAACTTATGAGTTCAATAAAAATAAACATACAAGAAACTAATAACGAAACCATTCTAAAATTTGTTAGTAACAAAATATTAGTAAACGGTGGTAGTTATGAATATAATAATATAGACGAGGCTAAAAACTCTCCGTTAGCACAACAGCTATTTTATCTTCCTTTTGTAAAGAAGGTATTAGTTACAGCTAACTTCATTGCTATTCAACGATACGATATTGTTGAATGGAGCGATGTTGAAGAAGAGGTTCGCGAGCAAATAGAAGCTTACATCCAAGATGGTAATTCTGTAGTAAAAGAAGAAACTACCAAAAAAGATGCTGTTGAAGTATATGCTGAAGTTACACCAAACCCTGCTGTAATGAAATTCGGAACCAACAAAGCTTTAACACAAACTGATGTTGAGTATACAAATATTGAAGAAGCAAGCAAATCTTCTCCTTTAGCACAAGCATTATTTAGTTTTCCTTTTGTAAAAGAGATTTTTATTTCTGAAAACTACATTTCAATCACCAAATACGACATGATTGATTGGAATGAAGTATACCAAGAAGTACGTACTTTTATTCGTAGTTATATACAGGAAGGCAAAAAAATTATATCTGAATTACCAAAACAGCAAACTAAGCAAAACGTTGAAGTTCCTAAAGAGAATTTAACTGATACTGAAGCTAAAATTGTTGATATTTTGGATGAATATATAAAGCCTGCCGTAGCCTCTGATGGTGGTAATATTGCTTTTCAAGCATATGATGCTAATAGCAAAAGAGTAAGCGTTATTTTACAAGGAGCTTGTAGTGGCTGTCCATCATCAACAGTAACATTAAAAAACGGTATTGAAACTATGCTTAAAGAAATGTTACCTAATCAAATTAATGAAGTAGTTGCCATTAATGGGTAATTTACCGTAAACCTAACAAAAACATATGTCTGAAAAGATTAAACCATATAAAGATTCTGAATTAGGAAAGAAAGAGCAAGTAGCTCAAATGTTTGACAATATTTCTGAAGATTACGACGGCTTAAACCGTGTAATTTCTTTAGGAATTGATGTTAGCTGGCGTAAAAAAGTGGTAAAATTAGTAGGAGAAAATAAACCTCAACAAATTTTAGATATTGCTACTGGTACAGGTGATTTAGCCTTAATGATGTCTAAATTAAACCCTGAAAGAATTGTAGGGTTAGATATTTCTGAAGGAATGCTACAAGTAGGAAGACATAAAATAGCCAAGGCTGATTTATCTAATAAAATTAAAATGATTGTTGGAGATAGTGAAAACATTCCTTTTCCTGATAATACCTTTGATGCAATTACTGTTTCTTTTGGTGTTAGAAACTTTGAAAACTTAGATAAAGGCTTAACCGAAATATTACGTGTATTAAAACCTGGAGGTAAGTTTGTTGTATTAGAAACCTCAAATCCAACCAAGTTTCCTTTCAAACAAGGATATAAATTGTATACTAATTATATTTTACCTATTATTGGTAAACTCTTTTCAAAAGATAAGGTTGCTTACTCTTATTTATCAAAAACAGCAAATTCCTTCCCTTTTGGAAAGGCTTTCAACAATATTTTACAAAAAAACGGGTTTAAGAATGCAAAGAATATACCTGTAACGTTTGGTGTTGCATCAATTTATACCGCTTTAAAATAATATGTTAAAAAAGCTTTTACTTTTCGGAATTTTAGTAACGTCGTTTTCCACACAAGCGCAAAAAGAAAAAATATTGAAACTTCCTAGTTTTGACAAACCTCTTTTTCACTATGGTTTTTACTTAGGAGCTAATAATAATGGTTATAAAATTTCTTATGCTCCAAGTGATTTTGATAATGCTGAAATCGAAGTAGAGTCCTCTATTGGTTTTAATGTAGGTTTAATTGCTGACTTAAGGTTACATAATAATATTAACCTACGTTTTGAACCTGGTTTAATGTCTAACACCAAAACATTACGTTTTAAACATATACCTGGAGCAGAAAACGAAAAAACACGTGAGGTTGGAGCCACATACTTACACTTACCACTGCTGTTAAAATTTAGCACAAACAGGCTTAATAATATGAGACCTTATGTAATTGGAGGAGTTTCATACGATCATAACTTTTCAAGTAATGAAAAAAACAGTGATGATAATTTTGCTGGAGAATTTAGAACATCAACCACTAATTTCATGTACGAAGTAGGTATTGGT
Encoded proteins:
- the porT gene encoding type IX secretion/gliding motility protein PorT/SprT, translating into MLKKLLLFGILVTSFSTQAQKEKILKLPSFDKPLFHYGFYLGANNNGYKISYAPSDFDNAEIEVESSIGFNVGLIADLRLHNNINLRFEPGLMSNTKTLRFKHIPGAENEKTREVGATYLHLPLLLKFSTNRLNNMRPYVIGGVSYDHNFSSNEKNSDDNFAGEFRTSTTNFMYEVGIGVDFYLSYFKFSPSIRGVFAINNEAIYDNKSPSQWTDPINFLGTRGVFLHLAFE
- a CDS encoding NifU family protein, yielding MSSIKINIQETNNETILKFVSNKILVNGGSYEYNNIDEAKNSPLAQQLFYLPFVKKVLVTANFIAIQRYDIVEWSDVEEEVREQIEAYIQDGNSVVKEETTKKDAVEVYAEVTPNPAVMKFGTNKALTQTDVEYTNIEEASKSSPLAQALFSFPFVKEIFISENYISITKYDMIDWNEVYQEVRTFIRSYIQEGKKIISELPKQQTKQNVEVPKENLTDTEAKIVDILDEYIKPAVASDGGNIAFQAYDANSKRVSVILQGACSGCPSSTVTLKNGIETMLKEMLPNQINEVVAING
- a CDS encoding OmpP1/FadL family transporter — its product is MKRILTFAIIIASTYTAYSQSLGYNDLGILFSRDNNYGTARFEAMSGAFGALGGDISSFGINPAGSAVAIKSTFGVTLGNRNTTYTAKYYGNTTETEDDFFNITQAGGILSFDSAHNSDWNRFALTFNYRLKSDFEGLFSSQGNSGQALFNEHPDDITNQYDNGQEQRFFNSTYGESSIFEMGFSAVHLNKLYAGASIKFHNLSFGQVTELREVNEDNNGNTLNAFNVQDSYFEGSGVSFSAGFIYKVNQSFRFGLAYETPTWYNEVFEDSNLNVFDPNDSRYDDWIGYTEISATNQNTDVNSGEEFNSNIFRLRTPSKLTASAAFVFGKQGLISADYTYKDYSGTKYRENAPYFIETNQNFDNDFKGTHSLNIGTEWRFDKMSVRGGYHYEESPYKNALDGDNISGFSLGLGYNFGNVKFDLSYTNSENNSPYHIYNSTAVNVDPIELTTDTSRISGTITFSL
- the ubiE gene encoding bifunctional demethylmenaquinone methyltransferase/2-methoxy-6-polyprenyl-1,4-benzoquinol methylase UbiE, coding for MSEKIKPYKDSELGKKEQVAQMFDNISEDYDGLNRVISLGIDVSWRKKVVKLVGENKPQQILDIATGTGDLALMMSKLNPERIVGLDISEGMLQVGRHKIAKADLSNKIKMIVGDSENIPFPDNTFDAITVSFGVRNFENLDKGLTEILRVLKPGGKFVVLETSNPTKFPFKQGYKLYTNYILPIIGKLFSKDKVAYSYLSKTANSFPFGKAFNNILQKNGFKNAKNIPVTFGVASIYTALK